One Denticeps clupeoides chromosome 10, fDenClu1.1, whole genome shotgun sequence genomic window carries:
- the ptk6a gene encoding protein-tyrosine kinase 6 isoform X3, with protein MFTCPSWSGLCRRGTDKDAAAGDQQAVEIVWTHEKEPGVGSPPQDETTGFYKALWSFEARDDEEVSFQKDEVLRVTRSSGGWWTAEKIVDGARKVCGFVPHNYLARSNTIDAQPWFFGQLNRFEAQNQLSAAGDESGVFLVRRSDKDAKGYVLSVGAVAAVKHFKIFQSVDGELYVNPGHRFQSLEELVEHYKHHPLPSTGLLTKPCARRRPNTQDLSHHTVDEWELPKSQFALEEQLGGGYFADVYRGRWKGMVNVAVKILKNDSLDHREFQLETQILKKLRHRHLISLLAVCTDAHPFYIITELMEKGNLLRFLQGQEGKSMGLSSLVEMAVEVADGMAYLESQKSIHRDLAARNVLVGEDNICKVADFGLARFVKHSIRIFQPCR; from the exons ATGTTCACCTGTCCATCCTGGAGCGGACTGTGCAGACGCGGGACGGACAAGGACGCTGCAGCAGGGGACCAGCAGGCCGTGGAGATCGTCTGGACCCACGAGAAGGAGCCCGGGGTGGGGTCTCCACCTCAGGACGAGACCACGGGCTTCTACAAGGCGCTGTGGTCCTTCGAGGCGCGGGACGACGAGGAGGTGTCCTTCCAGAAGGACGAGGTGCTCCGCGTCACCAGGAGCTCCGGGGGGTGGTGGACGGCCGAGAAGATCGTGGACGGGGCGCGGAAGGTCTGCGGCTTCGTCCCGCACAACTACCTGGCGAGGAGCAACACGATAGACGCGCAGCC GTGGTTCTTTGGACAACTGAATCGGTTCGAGGCCCAGAACCAGCTGTCAGCGGCAGGGGACGAGAGCGGCGTGTTCTTGGTGCGGCGGAGTGATAAAGATGCGAAGGGATACGTCCTGTCTG TTGGTGCCGTGGCGGCGGTCAAGCACTTCAAGATCTTCCAGTCCGTGGACGGCGAGCTTTACGTGAACCCCGGTCACAGGTTCCAGagcctggaggagctggtggagcacTACAAGCACCACCCCCTGCCTTCCACCGGCCTGCTCACCAAGCCCTGCGCTCGG AGGAGGCCCAACACCCAGGATCTGTCCCATCACACGGTGGACGAGTGGGAACTGCCCAAGAGCCAGTTTGCCCTGGAGGAGCAGCTGGGCGGGGGCTACTTCGCCGACGTGTACCGGGGCAGGTGGAAAGGCATGGTCAACGTGGCCGTGAAGATTCTGAAAAACG ACTCCCTGGACCACCGAGAGTTCCAGCTGGAGACGCAAATCCTGAAGAAGCTGAGGCACAGGCACCTGATCTCGCTGCTCGCCGTCTGCACGGACGCGCATCCCTTCTACATCATCACCGAGCTGATGGAGAAGGGCAACCTGCTCAGGTTCCTGCAAG GTCAGGAAGGGAAGTCCATGGGCCTGTCGTCTTTAGTGGAAATGGCGGTGGAGGTTGCGGATGGGATGGCTTATCTGGAGTCCCAGAAGAGCATCCACCGAGATCTGGCAGCACGCAACGTTCTAGTGGGCGAGGACAACATTTGTAAAGTGGCCGACTTCGGCCTGGCACGATTTGTCAAG caTTCTATACGCATATTCCAGCCTTGTCGCTGA